From a single Rosa rugosa chromosome 7, drRosRugo1.1, whole genome shotgun sequence genomic region:
- the LOC133721784 gene encoding protein ROS1A-like, whose translation MERVQVQIPDTPAKKTQRQRSSGISMLTAPTNSLEENKENPIAEDLSAMDDEVVDCSGLMDTILDSIGSLDLNKPVWEEWVTEEFAYGYRAALLQTEDLAREDEEVLTYNLPSSQSSSNTENPENHSCGFGSLEGSFMPVVQPGYAAESMSQYNLKNQELVDGKYNIADTNYIGSLKRKLHAATLQMPRKRLKRPKKKVYRPKVVRNLGRPIPRMEPKTPTKNNERMKLKTPKMKKNVSLKKSSSTINLNHDRVPLDLEPIVSEGEISSIDIEKHSKDGTRIISEKTVEHCITKCIDFDIGLNFLTKKKRTTMGKKWEVKDYSRIMEPNLLKIKKKKRMGRRRWEVEVWKKIASKFQTNYLKRRRNKKRRTAHEISQQEVRNIFNTEKQLSPCFITESGVLNIEESLTGMVSLLESDSFELFFKSTDILEDNINVVQKHQLNRGILVCYQENEKHGPHVELGIVASANGELGMVATTKGKGRRQEKLEKLEHGELAHPWKLQLQNEVKEGDKHDPNSEFWDKERQFFQGRIDLFLTRMCIVQGNRKFSEWDGSVMDSIVGVFLTQNVSDHLSSSAFISLAAAFPYQPSCNQELTYANSEPSCEQSRIVKIEELVEGGISKSSCESQSNDQTYCEDINSGSHKLVGSNMVFDKESFTQEATTTMKYENQKSSDCEMVLAKQVELQQNFEGQDYYVDMPSDKPDCSIDIITENSLSYFNEEKQRRKKLKVDAREINNEGAMVNGKPDWDYYRRDIEKERKIRHMADSVDWQAVRQADVGDIAEAIKGRGQHRVIADRIKKFLNDVNQDHKEINLEWLRWAPDKLARKYLTNIEGIGLKSVECVRLLALKQIAFPVDVNVGRIAIRLGWVPMQPLPEDVQIHVLEEMPVMDNIQKYLWPRLMKLKFEELYELHYQMITFGKVYCTKRKPNCHSCPMKNECKYYLSAYASSKYAALPKSMKKQGQKKTDVVICNNHLSSGYEPVNAASQSYLEDTTKLEYQIKDCEPIIEEPASPRPSFPEPEYVERDIEDLFLDDPFKEFVKSPYMNTFRGSDISTLVPFMTPEDAAFIPARRLKEVDRLRTKHSVYEIKDQGPLFKELQLERRHPHDNSPYLFALCTSDQMVKVSQSPDQNRCSCKGSNDSSCDGEKTCFSCNSLSTQANTVQGTILIPCRTAMRGSFPLNGTYFQINEVFADHESSIRPINVHRDLLWDQTRRDVYFGTSTSAILKGLSTYDVAMCFKEGFICVRAFNRETRRPEPLLERFHISTVKTAKKGKKKAEQKEDD comes from the exons ATGGAACGGGTTCAGGTTCAGATCCCAGATACTCCTGCAAAGAAAACTCAGAGACAACGTTCTAGCGGGATTTCTATGCTTACTGCCCCTACAAATTCTTTAGAGGAAAACAAAGAGAACCCGATTGCAGAGGACTTGTCTGCAATGGACGACGAGGTAGTGGATTGCAGTGGACTTATGGACACGATTTTGGATTCCATTGGTTCCTTGGATTTGAACAAGCCTGTGTGGGAGGAGTGGGTGACTGAGGAATTTGCTTATGGTTATAGGGCCGCATTATTGCAAACAGAAGATCTTGCAAGGGAGGATGAGGAAGTGTTGACATATAATCTTCCAAGTTCTCAGTCATCTTCCAATACCGAAAATCCTGAAAATCACAGTTGCGGTTTTGGCAGCTTAGAGGGTTCTTTCATGCCAGTTGTGCAACCTGGTTATGCTGCTGAATCCATGTCACAAT ATAATTTGAAGAATCAGGAATTAGTTGATGGCAAGTACAATATTGCTGATACAAATTATATTGGTAGCTTAAAAAGAAAACTACATGCTGCTACACTTCAAATGCCACGGAAGAGACTCAAGAGGCCGAAGAAAAAAGTTTACCGGCCAAAAGTGGTACGTAATTTAGGAAGGCCTATACCTAGAATGGAACCCAAGACTCCCACCAAAAACAATGAAAGGATGAAGCTCAAAACaccaaaaatgaagaaaaatgtgTCATTGAAGAAGTCTTCGAGCACAATCAACCTCAACCATGACCGAGTTCCTTTAGATTTGGAGCCTATTGTATCAGAGGGAGAAATTTCAAGCATTGACATAGAAAAGCACTCTAAAGATGGAACCCGCATCATATCAGAGAAGACAGTGGAGCATTGCATCACAAAATGCATTGATTTTGATATAGGATTAAATTTTTTGACGAAGAAAAAGAGGACGACGATGGGAAAGAAATGGGAAGTGAAAGACTATAGTAGAATAATGGAACCGAAtcttctgaaaataaaaaagaaaaaaaggatggGCAGGAGGAGATGGGAAGTAGAAGTGTGGAAAAAAATAGCTAGCAAGTTTCAGACAAACTATCTTAAACGGAGACGCAATAAAAAGAGAAGAACTGCCCACGAAATCAGTCAACAGGAAGTGCGCAACATCTTTAACACCGAAAAGCAGTTGTCTCCATGCTTCATCACCGAATCAGGAG TATTGAACATTGAAGAAAGCTTAACAGGAATGGTGAGCTTACTggaaagtgatagttttgagtTGTTCTTCAAATCAACAG ATATACTTGAAGATAATATCAATGTTGTGCAAAAACATCAACTTAACCGTGGGATACTTGTTTGTTACCAAGAAAATGAGAAACATGGTCCTCATGTTGAGCTGGGTATCGTAGCCAGTGCAAATGGTGAGCTTGGTATGGTAGCCACGACAAAGGGAAAGGGAAGGAGGCAAGAAAAGCTTGAGAAATTAGAACATGGTGAACTAGCTCACCCATGGAAGCTTCAATTGCAAAATGAAGTTAAGGAGGGGGACAAACATgacccgaattctgaattttgGGATAAGGAGAGACAATTCTTTCAGGGTCGGATTGACTTATTTTTAACTCGTATGTGCATCGTTCAAG GaaatagaaaattttcagaatggGATGGATCAGTTATGGATTCGATAGTCGGAGTTTTTTTAACACAGAACGTATCAGATCATCTATCCAG TTCTGCCTTTATATCACTCGCTGCAGCTTTCCCATATCAGCCCAGTTGTAACCAAGAATTAACTTATGCAAACTCAGAGCCAAGTTGTGAGCAATCAAGAATTGTTAAAATTGAGGAATTAGTAGAGGGTGGAATCTCAAAGTCCAGCTGTGAATCACAATCAAATGACCAAACATATTGTGAAGATATAAATAGTGGCAGCCATAAATTGGTTGGAAGTAACATGGTATTTGATAAAGAGTCGTTCACACAAGAAGCCACAACTACAATGAAGTACGAAAATCAGAAGTCAAGTGATTGCGAAATGGTATTAGCCAAACAAGTTGAGTTGCAGCAAAATTTTGAGGGTCAAGATTATTACGTGGACATGCCATCTGATAAGCCTGACTGCTCGATTGATATTATTACTGAAAATTCGCTTTCTTACTTCAATGAGGAAaagcaaagaagaaagaagttGAAGGTGGATGCTCGAGAAATAAATAATGAGGGTGCTATGGTGAATGGAAAACCTGATTGGGATTATTATAGGAGAGACattgaaaaggaaagaaagatcaGGCACATGGCGGATTCGGTAGACTGGCAGGCCGTTAGACAAGCAGATGTTGGTGATATTGCTGAAGCCATCAAAGGACGTGGACAACATCGTGTCATCGCAGATCGAATAAAG aAATTTCTTAATGACGTGAATCAAGACCATAAAGAAATAAACCTTGAGTGGCTAAGATGGGCTCCAGACAAACTAGCAAG GAAATATTTGACTAATATCGAGGGAATTGGCCTGAAAAGTGTAGAGTGCGTGCGCCTTTTAGCACTCAAGCAGATAGCCTTCCCG GTGGACGTTAATGTTGGCAGGATAGCCATTCGTTTAGGGTGGGTGCCTATGCAACCATTACCTGAAGATGTTCAGATACACGTATTAGAAGA GATGCCGGTTATGGACAATATTCAAAAGTATCTTTGGCCTCGGCTAATGAAATTGAAGTTCGAAGAATT GTATGAACTACACTATCAAATGATAACCTTTGGAAAG GTTTATTGTACCAAACGTAAACCTAATTGTCATTCATGTCCAATGAAGAACGAGTGCAAGTATTATCTTAGTGCATATGCAAG TTCAAAATATGCTGCTTTACCGAAGTCAATGAAGAAGCAAGGACAAAAGAAAACTGATGTGGTTATTTGCAATAATCATCTTTCTTCTGGGTATGAGCCAGTAAATGCAGCATCACAATCATATCTTGAGGACACTACTAAATTAGAATATCAAATAAAAGATTGTGAACCGATAATTGAAGAACCAGCATCACCTCGACCGTCATTTCCGGAACCAGAATATGTGGAAAGAGATATTGAAGATTTATTCCTTGATGATCCTTTTAAAGAGTTCGTAAAAAGTCCATATATGAATACATTTCGAGGAAGTGATATCTCAACACTAGTTCCCTTTATGACTCCAGAAGATGCTGCTTTCATCCCCGCTCGTAGACTAAAAGAAGTGGACCGTTTGAGGACAAAACACTCAGT CTACGAGATTAAAGATCAAGGCCCTTTATTTAAAGAG CTACAACTAGAGAGACGTCACCCTCATGATAATAGTCCTTACCTTTTTGCCTTGTGCACATCAG ATCAAATGGTAAAAGTATCTCAATCACCTGATCAAAACAGATGCAGTTGCAAGGGATCTAATGATTCATCATGTGATGGTGAGAAGACATGTTTTTCTTGTAACAGTCTTTCAACACAAGCTAATACTGTTCAAGGAACAATTTTG ATACCTTGTAGAACAGCAATGAGGGGAAGTTTTCCATTAAACGGTAcatattttcaaattaatgag